From the bacterium genome, one window contains:
- a CDS encoding long-chain fatty acid--CoA ligase gives MEPLYERVLAFIADPAVDRFEDLALATFAHQFAHCAPYRDFARRRGATPDSVRDWLGIPPVPMVAFKHAELTCGAPQRIFLSSGTTRGAALRSRHLLPDLRLYRAAALAGLRRFLFPDVSRMRLVSLIPSTEEQPDSSLAQMVAWALEEFASDGGYAADADGLAVDRLVTALEASEREGQPLAILTTTAALLRALDALRDRGRAFRLPHGSRLMDTGGDKGAPRRLSRNGLLHAVWGAFAIPGYFVVNEYGMAELSSQYYDSVVADRVAGQHAPRRKLGPHWARARLLDPTTLAPAAPGTVGLVCHVDLANAGSAMAILSEDLAVAVADGFELRGRAPGAEERGCSLAAAQWDAA, from the coding sequence GTGGAACCGCTCTACGAGCGCGTCCTGGCGTTCATCGCCGACCCCGCGGTCGACCGGTTCGAGGACCTGGCGCTGGCGACGTTCGCCCATCAGTTCGCACACTGCGCTCCCTACCGGGACTTCGCGCGCCGCCGCGGCGCCACCCCCGACTCGGTGCGCGACTGGCTCGGGATTCCGCCCGTCCCGATGGTCGCGTTCAAGCACGCCGAGCTGACCTGCGGCGCGCCACAGCGCATCTTCCTGTCGAGCGGCACCACCCGCGGCGCGGCCCTCCGCTCCCGCCACCTGTTGCCCGACCTCCGCCTCTACCGCGCCGCGGCGCTCGCTGGTCTGCGTCGCTTCCTCTTTCCCGACGTCAGCCGCATGCGCCTCGTCTCCCTCATTCCGTCGACCGAGGAGCAGCCGGATTCCTCGCTGGCGCAGATGGTCGCCTGGGCCCTGGAGGAATTCGCATCCGACGGCGGGTATGCCGCCGACGCCGACGGGCTGGCCGTCGACCGCCTGGTCACCGCCCTGGAGGCGAGCGAGCGCGAGGGGCAGCCGCTGGCGATCCTGACCACCACCGCCGCGCTGCTGCGCGCCCTCGACGCGCTGCGCGATCGCGGTCGCGCCTTCCGCCTGCCGCACGGCAGCCGGCTGATGGATACCGGCGGCGACAAGGGCGCGCCCCGCCGCCTGTCGCGCAACGGTCTGCTGCATGCCGTCTGGGGCGCCTTCGCGATCCCCGGATACTTCGTGGTCAATGAGTACGGCATGGCCGAGCTCTCCAGCCAGTACTACGACAGCGTCGTGGCCGATCGCGTCGCCGGCCAGCACGCGCCGCGCCGCAAGCTCGGCCCGCACTGGGCCCGTGCCCGCCTGCTCGATCCGACGACCCTCGCTCCCGCCGCGCCCGGTACCGTCGGGCTCGTCTGCCACGTCGACCTCGCCAACGCCGGCAGCGCCATGGCGATCCTCTCCGAGGACCTCGCGGTCGCCGTCGCCGACGGCTTCGAGTTGCGCGGTCGCGCTCCCGGCGCCGAGGAGCGCGGCTGCTCGCTCGCCGCCGCGCAATGGGACGCGGCGTGA